A genomic region of Leptolyngbya sp. NIES-2104 contains the following coding sequences:
- the dnaN gene encoding DNA polymerase III subunit beta, whose amino-acid sequence MKLVCAQTHLNSHLSLVSRAVASRPSHPILANVLLKADSASQRVILSAFDLSLGIQTSFPAQVETGGVLTLPAKLLNDIVSRLADGDITIESDIDANHITTITSASGRYQVRGMGAEEFPELPKIDEGEQTQLAADRLVDGLRGSLFAASADETKQVLTGVHVSMQQDGLEFAATDGHRLAVVTTVEEDAPEAETHLDVTVPAKALQELMKMLDRQNGNAINVQFDQGQVVFEWTDQRLTSRLLEGQYPNYRQLVPRQFTHQMTIDRRAFLSALERISVLADQKNNIVKVQLDPITEQLTLSVDAQDVGSGREAIPAQISGEGMDIAFNVRYLLDGLKAINSTEVQMQLNTATSPVVLSPLGNLKMTYLVMPVQVRS is encoded by the coding sequence ATGAAACTGGTCTGCGCCCAAACTCACCTCAACTCCCACTTATCGCTGGTTAGTCGTGCGGTTGCTTCGCGCCCCAGCCATCCGATTCTTGCCAACGTTCTACTAAAAGCGGACAGTGCAAGCCAGCGCGTGATTCTCAGCGCTTTCGATCTCAGCTTGGGCATTCAAACAAGCTTTCCAGCCCAAGTCGAAACTGGTGGCGTTCTCACGCTTCCCGCAAAACTGCTGAACGACATTGTATCGCGATTAGCTGATGGTGATATTACGATCGAAAGCGATATCGATGCCAATCACATCACGACCATTACTTCAGCATCAGGACGCTATCAGGTTCGCGGAATGGGAGCTGAAGAGTTTCCTGAACTACCGAAGATCGACGAAGGGGAGCAGACTCAGTTGGCAGCCGATCGCTTAGTCGATGGTCTACGCGGATCATTGTTCGCGGCAAGTGCGGACGAAACGAAGCAGGTCTTGACGGGTGTACATGTCAGTATGCAGCAGGATGGTTTGGAGTTTGCAGCCACTGATGGACATCGATTGGCAGTCGTCACAACCGTTGAAGAAGATGCTCCAGAAGCAGAGACGCATCTGGATGTGACGGTTCCAGCGAAAGCGCTTCAGGAGTTGATGAAAATGCTCGATCGCCAAAATGGAAATGCGATCAATGTGCAATTTGATCAAGGTCAAGTGGTGTTCGAGTGGACGGATCAGCGTCTGACGAGCCGCCTGTTAGAAGGACAATATCCGAACTATCGTCAGCTTGTTCCGCGTCAATTTACGCATCAGATGACTATCGATCGACGAGCGTTTCTTAGTGCGTTGGAGCGGATTTCAGTGTTAGCTGACCAGAAAAATAACATTGTAAAAGTGCAGCTTGATCCCATCACTGAGCAGCTTACTTTGTCGGTGGATGCTCAAGATGTCGGCAGTGGACGAGAAGCAATTCCAGCTCAGATTTCTGGAGAAGGGATGGATATTGCGTTTAACGTTCGGTACTTGCTCGATGGACTGAAAGCAATCAACAGCACAGAAGTTCAGATGCAGTTGAATACGGCAACGAGTCCAGTTGTCTTGTCGCCGTTGGGTAACTTGAAGATGACTTATCTCGTAATGCCTGTTCAGGTTCGGTCTTAG